The following coding sequences lie in one Corallococcus macrosporus genomic window:
- a CDS encoding phage baseplate assembly protein V, translating to MIEQLLQQLIERTESRYFGKYRGYVTNVSDPLNLGRIQCVVPRLMGDVATGWAMPCTPYAGPDQGLFVVPDVGAGVWVEFEGGDLSQPIWSGMWWGQPALADLGQPDSSARVAPDVSEVPKHDYPPQSAVPGVRMLKSATGHYIVLDDRPESARVEIHDRQGNRVILSAEGLDRLISNERTVNEGNRSAEIDGDDRLEVAGKQDESVDGNHTRDVGGDVSLHVTGSLTEKVDVAGYSRVVGGTGMKETVGGPREDRIQGSHTRTVSGASQETAVGGFGVTSGGNVNLAAGKAVKVAATMPDMPGPSLNAISIDALMGNVSINTMLGMCQVGGISAISPMVLGDGLAIHFTMLAQILKAVNPMTVAAYGPLLDVWAAMTPMLDWSYFGFVKRMPVG from the coding sequence ATGATTGAACAACTGCTGCAGCAGCTCATCGAACGCACGGAGAGCCGCTACTTCGGCAAGTACCGCGGCTATGTGACCAACGTCTCGGATCCCCTCAACCTGGGGCGCATCCAGTGCGTGGTGCCGCGCCTGATGGGGGACGTGGCCACCGGCTGGGCCATGCCGTGCACGCCCTACGCGGGCCCGGACCAGGGCCTCTTCGTGGTGCCGGACGTGGGCGCGGGCGTCTGGGTGGAGTTCGAGGGGGGCGACTTGTCCCAGCCCATCTGGAGCGGCATGTGGTGGGGACAGCCGGCCCTCGCGGATTTGGGCCAGCCGGACTCCAGCGCGCGCGTGGCCCCGGACGTCAGCGAGGTGCCCAAGCATGACTACCCCCCGCAGTCCGCGGTGCCGGGCGTGCGGATGCTCAAGTCCGCCACGGGCCACTACATCGTCCTGGATGACCGGCCGGAGTCCGCGCGCGTGGAGATCCACGACCGGCAGGGCAACCGCGTCATCCTGTCCGCGGAGGGCCTGGACCGGCTCATCAGCAACGAGCGCACGGTGAACGAGGGCAACCGCTCGGCTGAAATCGACGGCGACGACCGGCTGGAGGTGGCGGGCAAGCAGGACGAGTCGGTGGACGGCAACCACACCCGCGACGTGGGCGGGGACGTGTCGCTGCACGTGACGGGGTCGCTGACGGAGAAGGTGGACGTGGCGGGCTACAGCCGCGTGGTGGGCGGCACCGGCATGAAGGAGACGGTGGGCGGCCCGCGCGAGGACCGCATCCAGGGCAGCCACACGCGCACCGTGTCCGGCGCGTCGCAGGAGACGGCGGTGGGCGGCTTCGGCGTCACGTCCGGCGGCAACGTGAACCTCGCCGCGGGCAAGGCGGTGAAGGTCGCCGCGACCATGCCGGACATGCCGGGCCCGTCGCTGAACGCCATCTCCATCGACGCGCTGATGGGCAACGTGTCCATCAACACCATGCTGGGCATGTGCCAGGTGGGCGGCATCTCCGCCATCTCGCCCATGGTGCTGGGCGACGGCTTGGCCATCCACTTCACGATGCTGGCGCAGATCCTCAAGGCGGTGAACCCGATGACGGTGGCCGCGTACGGGCCGCTGCTGGATGTCTGGGCCGCGATGACACCGATGCTGGACTGGTCCTACTTCGGCTTCGTCAAGCGCATGCCGGTGGGGTGA
- a CDS encoding SUMF1/EgtB/PvdO family nonheme iron enzyme, protein MRSPALVARPEVSFEALDRVLEAMGWFLESESQTPPLIPGEPELAVYVHRGTDTSLHYTFNPVLRLRVLEFSGRDALGQWAVVRKAVPVLDAPALAALLTSSETREVLLGLLATETLRERASLDRVAALRFHPEFSVSRTAERVLASLVPDGTEEAFQRLKEEKAAHPDRSVLFAHLPGEEQRRQVLRWLIHDFTASNPDIDAVLNSALVDEDAEVRMTAVLAAARLQARSVLPAVREADIPTSTRKGAALLGRYFYAGLRNVVAELLAGRLPPPEGSAKRERMEPLLRALVGPVEVRNDLQLLLYALTTPVDPGPRPESLPEALVERDGIYRLRRSGLEARWVPPVEHWLGAEETLRRVKSPGYFVARVPVGRAAAAWALATSQGPVGTVGPDAEEPLPCTRAEAEQVCSALARIEGVELRLPAHEEWEMAARGPDGRLFPWGSSMMEDGASRASPWGVEKLVDSLPQWTREGLLCGGREQPLCSSRREVAAEAGTVVGTVRWVCWTNPGRA, encoded by the coding sequence ATGCGCTCCCCTGCCCTCGTCGCGCGGCCGGAGGTTTCGTTCGAGGCGCTGGACCGGGTGCTGGAGGCGATGGGCTGGTTCCTCGAGTCCGAAAGCCAGACGCCTCCGCTCATCCCCGGTGAGCCGGAGCTCGCGGTGTACGTGCACCGGGGGACGGACACCTCGCTGCACTACACGTTCAATCCGGTGCTCCGGCTGCGGGTGCTCGAGTTCTCCGGCCGCGATGCGTTGGGACAGTGGGCGGTCGTGCGCAAGGCGGTGCCGGTGCTGGATGCTCCGGCGCTGGCGGCGCTGCTGACGTCGTCGGAGACGCGCGAGGTGCTGCTGGGATTGCTGGCCACGGAGACGCTGCGCGAGCGCGCGTCGCTGGACCGCGTGGCGGCGCTGCGGTTCCACCCGGAGTTCAGCGTGTCGCGGACGGCGGAGCGCGTGCTGGCGTCGCTGGTACCGGACGGGACGGAGGAAGCGTTCCAGCGGCTGAAGGAGGAGAAGGCGGCGCATCCGGACCGCTCCGTGCTGTTCGCGCACCTGCCCGGCGAGGAGCAGCGGCGTCAGGTGCTGCGCTGGCTCATCCACGACTTCACGGCGTCGAATCCGGACATCGACGCGGTGCTGAACTCGGCGCTGGTGGATGAGGACGCGGAGGTGCGGATGACGGCGGTGCTGGCGGCGGCGCGGCTGCAGGCCCGCTCGGTGCTGCCGGCGGTGCGCGAAGCGGACATCCCCACGTCGACGCGGAAAGGCGCGGCGCTGCTGGGTCGGTACTTCTATGCGGGCCTGCGGAACGTGGTTGCCGAGCTGCTCGCGGGCCGGCTGCCGCCCCCGGAGGGTTCAGCGAAGCGCGAGCGGATGGAGCCACTCCTGCGCGCGCTGGTCGGTCCCGTGGAAGTGCGGAACGATCTCCAGTTGCTCCTGTATGCGCTGACGACGCCCGTGGATCCGGGACCGCGTCCCGAGTCGTTGCCGGAAGCACTGGTGGAACGGGACGGCATCTACCGGCTGCGCCGCTCCGGGCTGGAGGCGCGCTGGGTGCCGCCCGTGGAGCACTGGCTGGGGGCGGAGGAAACACTGCGGCGGGTGAAGTCACCGGGCTACTTCGTCGCACGGGTGCCCGTGGGCCGGGCCGCGGCGGCCTGGGCGCTGGCGACTTCACAGGGGCCGGTGGGCACGGTGGGGCCTGACGCGGAGGAACCCTTGCCCTGCACGCGGGCGGAAGCGGAGCAGGTGTGCTCGGCGCTGGCCCGCATTGAAGGCGTGGAGCTGCGGCTGCCGGCCCACGAGGAATGGGAGATGGCGGCCCGAGGGCCGGATGGGCGGCTGTTCCCGTGGGGCAGTTCGATGATGGAGGACGGGGCTTCGCGTGCTTCTCCCTGGGGGGTGGAGAAGCTGGTGGATTCGCTGCCGCAGTGGACCCGGGAAGGCCTGCTCTGCGGCGGACGGGAGCAACCGCTGTGCTCTTCCCGCCGCGAGGTGGCGGCGGAGGCTGGGACGGTGGTGGGAACAGTGCGGTGGGTGTGCTGGACCAACCCAGGGCGTGCTTGA